The proteins below come from a single Leptidea sinapis chromosome Z, ilLepSina1.1, whole genome shotgun sequence genomic window:
- the LOC126979229 gene encoding protein yellow-like, which translates to MRMLVLFTVVVAAAAQNDKPKPHREQFRVIYEWQTIDFEWETPEDRETYLNETKYIPQNVLISGINYYEDKLFLTLPRMLTGVPATLATIPTNQNDTTAPKLKPFPSWSDNKVGDCAALQFVQNIEIDRYGVMWILDNGRIGTLTHRPDPKCPPSIVLIDLKSDKYEMERIPLPLDIINPNTTYLNDLVVDNRDGDYAYITDNSAVDPGIIVFRRSDKKIWKLRDTKSMSSTTEAAIFRINGTTVNLPVNIDGIALGPQFLTEDNQVDRTVYYCPLASIHLYAINASILRNESLAEAGDGSLRPYVVDLGMKASQTDGMKMDSTGTLFYGLITNSTIAEWNSTAADFSVGQRTIARDPNYIQWVDRFTFDDRGNIYVVINRLFNFVKNQVSTSDVNYRILRSTTGLKSYVHGEDLIPPSGHHDAAATQTVAASLILLAIAHILV; encoded by the coding sequence ATGCGTATGCTGGTCCTATTTACCGTCGTAGTCGCGGCCGCGGCACAGAACGACAAACCAAAACCCCACCGCGAACAGTTCCGAGTTATTTACGAGTGGCAAACCATTGATTTTGAATGGGAGACTCCTGAAGATCGTGAAACTTATTTGAACGAAACTAAATACATCCCCCAGAATGTTCTTATATCGGGTATTAATTATTACGAggacaaattatttttaactttgccGCGCATGTTGACCGGAGTCCCGGCAACCCTTGCGACAATTCCGACCAACCAGAATGATACAACAGCGCCGAAACTAAAGCCGTTTCCCAGCTGGAGTGACAACAAAGTCGGTGATTGTGCTGCTCTTCAGTTTGTGCAAAATATTGAAATAGATCGCTATGGTGTTATGTGGATCCTGGACAACGGCCGGATTGGTACGCTGACACATCGCCCAGACCCTAAATGTCCACCGTCAATCGTCCTGATCGATCTTAAGTCAGACAAATATGAAATGGAGCGTATTCCTCTACCATTAGACATTATCAACCCCAACACCACATATTTAAATGACCTCGTAGTAGACAACAGAGACGGTGACTACGCATACATAACTGACAACAGCGCCGTGGACCCCGGAATAATCGTCTTCCGACGCAGTGATAAGAAAATATGGAAGCTGCGAGACACGAAATCAATGTCGTCAACGACAGAAGCGGCGATTTTCCGGATCAATGGCACCACTGTGAACCTTCCCGTTAATATTGATGGAATTGCACTTGGTCCTCAATTTCTCACTGAAGATAACCAAGTCGACAGAACGGTATACTACTGCCCGCTAGCCAGCATCCATTTATATGCCATCAACGCTTCGATACTCCGAAACGAGTCCTTAGCGGAAGCAGGGGACGGATCTCTACGCCCTTATGTCGTGGATCTCGGAATGAAGGCCTCACAGACAGATGGAATGAAGATGGATTCGACTGGTACACTTTTCTACGGTCTAATTACCAACTCAACCATTGCGGAATGGAACAGCACAGCTGCCGACTTCAGTGTAGGTCAACGTACCATTGCCCGAGATCCAAATTACATTCAGTGGGTTGACCGTTTCACTTTCGACGACCGTGGCAATATCTATGTCGTCATTAACAGGTTGTTCAATTTCGTGAAAAATCAAGTGTCTACAAGCGATGTCAATTATAGAATTTTAAGGTCAACCACGGGCTTGAAGAGCTACGTGCATGGTGAAGATTTGATTCCACCTTCAGGTCACCATGATGCCGCTGCAACTCAAACCGTAGCAGCATCTTTAATATTGCTGGCAATTGCTCATATCTTAGTTTAG